The Cellulomonas oligotrophica sequence TCGTGGGTCGGCGTCGTCGTCTGCAGGCCTACCTGCAGAAGATCGACATCAACCGCTACCGCAGCCTGATCGAGCGCCTCGGTCTGCGTCGCTGACCACCGCACCAGCCCGGACCGTGACGGTCCGGGCTGGTGCTGCGTCGGGCCCTGTCCGTGCCGGACGGGTCCCGGGTGCGGCCCCGCGGACGCGGGGCACCCGCACCACCCGTAGTGCCACACACCGCGCCGACCCGCTCGTCCGGTCCTCGGTAGTGGCTCCCGTGACCCGCTGGGTCCGGGGACCACGGTCGAAGACCGCCGCGGGGCTGGGCGGCGCCTTCGAGGAAGAGGAGGGCACCCGTGGAGGGTCCCGAGATCCAGTTCGCCGAGGCCACGATCGACAACGGTCGCTTCGGCACCCGCACCGTCCGGTTCGAGACGGGCCGCCTGGCCAAGCAGGCCGCCGGTGCCGCCGTCGCGTACCTCGACGAGGAGACGATGCTGCTGTCGGCCACGACGGCCGGCAAGCACCCCAAGGACCACTTCGACTTCTTCCCCCTCACGGTGGACGTCGAGGAGCGCCAGTACGCGGCCGGCAAGATCCCCGGCTCGTTCTTCCGCCGCGAGGGCCGCCCCTCGACCGAGGCGATCCTGGCCTGCCGGCTCATCGACCGCCCGCTGCGCCCCCTGTTCGTCAAGGGCCTGCGCAACGAGGTCCAGGTCGTCGTGACGGTCCTGTCGATCAACCCCGACGACTCGTACGACGTGCTGGCGATCAACGCCGCGTCGATGTCGACGCAGCTGTCCGGCCTGCCGTTCTCCGGCCCCGTCGCCGCGACGCGCCTCGCGCTCGTCGACGGCCAGTGGGTCGCGTTCCCCCGGTACTCCGAGCGCGAGCGCTCGACGTTCGACATGGTCGTCGCCGGCCGCGTCGTCGGCGACGACGTCGCGATCGCGATGATCGAGGCCGACGCGCCCGAGGGCTCGTGGGCGCTCATCCACGGCGGCGGCGGGACCGTGCCGACCGAGGAGGTCGTCGCGCAGGGCCTGGAGGCCGCGAAGCCGTTCATCAAGGCGCTCGTCGAGGCCCAGCAGTCCCTCGCGCAGCAGGCCGCCAAGGAGACCCAGGTCTTCCCGACGTTCCCCGACTACCAGCCCGACGCGTTCACCGCCGTCGAGCAGGTCGCCACGGGCCCGCTCGGCGAGGCGCTGTCGATCGCGGACAAGCAGGACCGTGAGGGCCGCCTGGACGAGATCAAGGCCGACGTCGTCGCCCAGCTGGCGGCGCAGTTCGAGGGGCGCGAGAAGGAGCTCTCGGCGGCGTACCGCTCGCTGCAGAAGCAGCTCATCCGCCAGCGCATCCTCACCGACGGCTTCCGCATCGACGGCCGCGGCCTGCGGGACATCCGCACGCTGTCGGCCGAGGTCGAGGTGCTCCCGCGGGCGCACGGCTCGGCGATCTTCGAGCGCGGCGAGACCCAGATCATGGGTGTCACCACGCTGAACATGCTCCGCATGGAGCAGCAGATCGACTCGCTGTCGCCCGAGACGCGCAAGCGGTACATGCACCACTACAACTTCCCGCCCTACTCCACGGGCGAGACGGGCCGCGTCGGCTCCCCGAAGCGTCGCGAGATCGGCCACGGCGCGCTCGCCGAGCGCGCGATCGTGCCGGTGCTGCCGTCGCGCGAGGAGTTCCCCTACGCGATCCGCCAGGTCTCCGAGGCGCTGGGCTCCAACGGCTCGACGTCCATGGGCTCGGTCTGCGCCGCGACGCTCTCGCTGCTCAACGCCGGTGTGCCGCTGCGCGCGCCGGTCGCGGGCATCGCGATGGGCCTGGTGTCCGACACGGTCGACGGTGAGACCCGCTACGCGGCGCTCACCGACATCCTGGGCGCCGAGGACGCGTTCGGCGACATGGACTTCAAGGTCGCCGGAACGCGGGAGTTCGTCACCGCGATCCAGCTCGACACCAAGCTCGACGGCATCCCCGCCTCGGTGCTGGCCGGCGCGCTGACGCAGGCCAAGGACGCGCGCCTGGCGATCCTCGACGTCATCGGCGAGGCCATCGACGTCCCGGACGAGATGAGCCCGTTCGCGCCGCGCGTCATCACGGTGAAGGTGCCGGTCGACAAGATCGGCGAGGTCATCGGCCCCAAGGGCAAGATGATCAACCAGATCCAGGAGGAGACCGGCGCCGACATCTCCATCGAGGACGACGGCACGGTCTACATCGGCGCGACCGACGGCCCGTCGGCCGAGGCGGCGCGGGCCGCGGTCAACGCGATCGCCAACCCGCACATGCCGGAGATCGGCGAGCGCTTCGTCGGGACGGTCGTCAAGACCACGACGTTCGGCGCGTTCGTGTCGCTCTCGCCGGGCAAGGACGGGCTGCTGCACATCTCGCAGATCCGCAAGCTCGTCGGCGGCAAGCGTGTCGAGAACGTCGAGGACGTCGTCCAGATCGGCCAGAAGGTCCAGGTCGAGATCGGCGAGATCGACCCGCGCGGCAAGCTGTCGCTGCACGCCGTGGTCGACGAGGAGCCGGCTGCCGAGGGCGAGAAGGCGGCCGCGCCGGCCGGCGACGACGCCTGACGTGCCCCAGCACCTCCCTCTGGTCGCCCCCGGGGCGGCCGGCTCGGACCTGACCGTCGGGCAGGACGGTGACGCCCAGGTGCGTCGCACCGTCCTGCCCGGCGGGGTCCGGGTGCTGTCCGAGCACATGCCCGGACTGCGCTCGGCCACCGTCGGCGCGTGGGTCGGGGTCGGCTCGCGCGACGAGACGTCGGGCCACTTCGGCTCGACGCACTTCCTCGAGCACCTGCTCTTCAAGGGCACGACGCGGCGCTCGGCGATGGACATCGCCGAGGCGTTCGACGCGGTCGGCGGCGAGGCGAACGCGGCCACGGGCAAGGAGCACACCTGCTACTACGCCCGGGTGCTCGACTCGGACCTGCCGATGGCGGTCGACGTCATCGCCGACATGGTGACCTCGGCGCGCCTCGACCCCGACGAGCTCGAGACCGAGCGCGGCGTCATCCTCGAAGAGCTCGCCATGAACGACGACGACCCGAGCGACGTCGCGCACGAGCAGTTCGCGACGGCGGTCTTCGGCGACACACCCCTCGGTCGGCCGATCGGCGGTACGCCGCAGACCATCCGCGACGTGCCGCGCGACGCCGTCTGGGAGCACTACCGCGAGCACTACCGCGCGCCCACGCTCGTCGTGACCGCGGCGGGCGGGGTCGACCACGACGCGCTGTGCCGGCTCGTCTCCGACGCGCTGGCCACCGGCGGGTGGGACCTGGACCCGCAGGCCGTCCCGTCAGCCCGGCGCGCGGCGTCCGCCGGGGCGCCCGGTGCTGGTCCGGGGGCCGTCGAGCTCACGGTCCGCCGGCCCACGGAGCAGGCGAACGTCATCGTCGGCGGGCTCTGCCTGACGGCGACCGACCAGCGCCGGTTCACGCTCTCGGTGCTGAACGCGGCGCTCGGCGGCGGCATGTCGTCGCGGCTGTTCCAGGAGATCCGCGAGAAGCGCGGCCTGGCGTACTCGACGTACTCGTTCGCGAGCGGGCACGCCGACACGGGCCTGTTCGGCCTGTACGCAGGCTGCACGCCGGCCAAGGTCGACCAGGTCACGGCCCTGCTCGTGGCCGAGCTGGAGAAGATGGCGCAGGCGCCGATGGGCGCCGCGGAGCTCACGCGCTCGGTCGGCCAGCTCTCCGGCGGGCTCGTGCTCGGCATGGAGGACACCGGCTCGCGGATGAGCCGGCTCGGCAAGTCCGAGCTGGTGCACGGCGAGCTCATGAGCGTCGACGAGACGCTGGAGCGGATCCGCGCGGTCACGGCCCAGGAGGTCCAGGACCTCGCGGCCGAGCTCGCGGCCGTCCCGCGCTCGGTCGTGCGCGTCGGTCCCTTCGGGGACTGAGCGCCCGGTCGGGAGACCCACCGCCCGGTCACGGGCCGGACGCCCCGGGGCGCACCCGGGGCGTCCGGCCCTGCCGGTCGTGTTGCGCGCCGGTCCATGATGGACCCATGCCCGTCGCCGTCGACTCCTACGCCCGCACCGCCGCCCCGTCGCACCTCGAGGGGCTCGTCGAGCACGTGTGGGTCGCGCGGCACCGGGGCGGACGCACGCACCACGAGGTCCTGCTGCCCGACGGGCGCGGGCTGCTGCAGGTGGTGCGCGGCACCGCCGGGACCCGGCTCGACCCGCTCACCGGCGCCCGGGTGCCCGACGTCGACGGCCTGCGCGGGCCGTGGACCCGAGCCGAGCTGGCCGAGCAGAGCGGACCGGTGGCCCGGCTGGGCGTCCAGCTGCACCCCCTCGGTGCGGCGCGGCTGCGCGGCGGGCGCCCCGTGGCCGACACGTGGCTGCCGCTGCCCGACGTGCTGCCGGTCGCCGTGGTCGCCCGTGCCGGCGAGCTGCTCGACGCGCACCGCGACGCCGAGGCCGTCGCAGTGTGCCTCGAGGCGGTCGCCGCGTCGCCGCGGCACGACGACGCGGACCTGGACCGTCTGGACGAGGCGCTGGCGTTCGTCGACGCGCACCGCGGACTGGTCCGGGCCGCCGACGTCGCGCGCGCGGTCGGCACGAGCCTGGGTGAGCTGCACCGCTGGTGCGTGACGCGGCTGGGCACGACGCCCGCGCAGCACCTGGCCGCGGTGCGCTTCACGGGGTTCGTCCGTGAGGCGGTCGGGGCCGGGCCGGTCGACGCGGCGGACGTCGTGGCGGCCGTGGAGTGGTTCGTCGGGTCGGGCTACCCGCCGCGCGAGGTCGAACGGACGACCGGGATGCCGCCGGCCGAGCTCCGCCGCCTCGCCGAGCGCCTCGCCCACCGGCTCGGTCTGCCGGCCGCGGCCCTCTGAGCGGACGCGGGACGCGGCGGCGGGACGTGCGCGCCGGCGGCTAGGGTGCGTGCCGTGAGCGAACCGATCCGCGTGGCCGTGCTGGGTGCGGCCGGACGCATGGGGTCCACCGTCGTGCGCGCCGTGCAGGCCGCGCCCGACCTCGAGCTCGTCGCCCAGGTCGACGCGGGGGGCGACCCGCGGGCGGTGGCGGACGCCGGGGCCCAGGTCGCGGTGGACTTCACCGTCCCGGCGGTCACGGAGGGCAACGTGCACGCGCTCGTCGACGCCGGCGTGCACGCGGTGGTGGGCACCACCGGCTGGACCGAGCAGTCGCTGGGCCGGGTCAGGGACCGCCTCGGGGGAGCGCCCGGCGTCGGTGTGGTCGTCGCGCCGAACTTCGCGCTCGGCGCCGTGCTGGCGATGGCGTTCGCGCGCCAGGCCGCCCGGTGGTTCGAGTCGGCCGAGGTCGTCGAGCTGCACCACCCCGACAAGGTCGACGCCCCCTCGGGCACCGCGCGGCACACGGCGCAGGGCATCGCGCAGGCGCGCGCCGCCGCCGGCCTGGGGCCGATGCCCGACGCGACCACGCAGGCCGCCGACGGCGCCCGGGGTGCCGACGTGGACGGCGTGCGGGTGCACGCGGTGCGCCTGCGGGGCCTGGTGGCCCACGAGGAGGTCCTGCTGGGCAACCCGGGGGAGATGCTGACGATCCGGCACGACTCGTTCGACCGCGTGAGCTTCATGCCCGGGGTGCTCCTCGCGGTGCGGCAGGTGCTGCACCGGCCCGGGCTGACGGTCGGCCTCGAGCCGCTGCTCGACCTGGGCGCATGAGCGGCCCGGCGCCGCGGCGACGGCTCGGCCTGTGGGCGGCCCTGGCGCTGACGGCGCTGCTCGCCGTCTACGTGGTGCTCGTGGCGGTGCGAGCGGTCCAGCTCGTCGCCACCGGTGAGCCCGTCGGGGTCGTGCTCGGGGTCGCGCTGCTGGTGGGTCCGCTGATCGTGGTGGCGCTCATCGCCCGCGAGTGGATGCTCGCGACCGACGTGCAGCGCATGGCCGACGTGCTCGCGGCCGACGGGCAGCTGCCCGTCGACGACCTGCCGCGCTCACCGGGCGGCCGGGTGGACCGGGCCGCGGCCCGCGCCGCGTTCGGGCCGTACCGCGAGCGCGTCGAGGCCGACCCGGGGGACTGGCGCGGCTGGTACCACCTGGCGTTCGCGTACGACGCGGCGGGCGACCGACGGCGGGCGCGCGCCGCGCTGCGCACGGCCAGCAGCCTGCACCGCGGCCGCCCGGTGCGCCCCGACCTGCCCTGACGCGCCGTCGGCCATCCGGCGACCGGCGAGCGCGCCCCGCGGCTCAGATGCCGGCGTACCAGCGGTGCTCGGAGACGACGTGCGCCTCCTCGTCCGGTCCCGGACCGGTGGCGAGACGGCGGGTGCGACCGTCGGGCCCGAGCCCGGCGCTCTGCAGGAATGCCTCGCGCGCGGCGTCGCCGTCGACCACCCAGGTCTGCACCTGGTCGGCACCGTCGGCGCGCAGCAGGTCGACGGCGGCGGCGAGCAGCCGGGAGCCGTGGCCGCGGCGCTGGTCGGGCGGGTCGACCTCCAGCGCGAGGACGACCCCCCCGGGCGCCTGCGTCGCGTCGGGAGCGGCGACGGGTGCGACGGACGCCATGCCGACCACGCGTGGACCGTCGCAGGCCACGAGCACGTGGTGGCCGGGGCCCGGGGGTGCGGACACCGCGAGCCGCCAGCGGTCGACGAAGGCCTGCTCGTCGAGGGAGTCCAGCACGACCTCGCCGAGCACGTCGGCGTGCGCGACGCGCCAGGCGGCGAGCTGGATCCGGGCGATGCGTGACTCGTCGCCGGGGACGGCGGGGCGGACCGACACGTCGGCGGTGGGCAGCACCGGTCGAGCCTAACCCGCCCGGGTGACCGGCCGGAGGGCCGGCGCGGCGGTCACGGCATGCCCAGCAGGCGCAGACCGGCGGCGGTCACGGCGGCGAGCACGACGACGACCACGAACGGCGCGCGCAGCACGAGGGCCACGGCCGCGACCGCGAGCGCGGGCAGGCGCGCGTCGACGACCAGGCGCCCGCCGTCGGTCGCGGTCTGCACGGCGACGAGCGCGGCGAGCAGCGCGACGGTGACCAGCGCGGCGACGCGGGCGACGCGGGGACGTGCGAGCCAGTGCTCGGGCAGCACGTGCCCGGCGAGCTTGATGCCCAGGCAGGCCAGGCCGGCGAGTGCCACGGCCGCCCACAGCGCGTCCGGGGGCAGCGGGCTCACGCCGCGTCCTCGCGCTGCGCCGCCTCCGGTGCGAGCACCCCGACGCCGACGGCCACGAGGGCCGCCAGGAGGACCGGCACGCCCGCGGGCAGCACCGGCGTCGTGACGAGGGCGACGACCACGGCGGCGGCCGCGACGCCCTGCGCGACCCGGCCGGCCAGGCGTGGCCAGACGAGGGCGAGGAACGCGGCGGCCGCCGCGGCGTCGAGGCCGTACGCCCGCGGGTCGCCGAGCCGGTCGCCCGCGAGCGCACCGAGCAGCGTGAAGGCGTTCCACAGCACGAAGACGCCGGCGCCGGTCCACCAGAACCCTGCCCGGGCGGCGCTGCGCGTCGGCTGCGCGGTCGCGACGGCGGTCGACTCGTCGATGGTCAGGTGCGCGGCGGCGGGCCGCAGGCGGCGCGGCAGGTCGAGCAGCGGCGTGAGCTGCGCGCCGTACAGCCCGTTGCGCGCACCCAGCAGGGCCGCCGACGCGATCGCGGCGCCCGCGGCCCCGCCCGCGCCGACGACGCCGATGAAGGCGAACTGGGAGCCGCCGGAGAACATCAGCAGGCTCAGCGCCATCGTCTGGGGCAGGTCGAGACCGGCGGCCACGGACAGGGCGCCGAAGGAGATGCCGTACAGGCCGGTGGCGACGGACACCGACAGGGCCTGCCGGCGCACGGCGCGCAGCGGGTCGGTGGGCACGCGGGCACTCTCGCACACCCGTCGCGCGCGGCGTCGTCCCCGCCCGTGCCTCGTGCGTGCGGTGCCCCGCTCGGGGTGAGCGCCGCGGCCGGGTCGAGCGCCGCGACCGCGGTCAGAGCGCGACGTACACCGGGTCGAGGTACTCCTCGAGGCCGGCCTCGCCGCCCTCGCGCCCCAGGCCCGACTGCTTGACCCCGCCGAAGGGTGCGCTGGCGTCGGAGACCGCGCCGCGGTTGACGCCGAGCATCCCCGTCTCGACCTGCTCGGCCAGGCGCATGACGCGCCCGACGTCACGGGTGTAGGCGTAGGCCACGAGGCCGTAGGGCGTCGCGTTGGCCAGCCGGACGGCCTCGTCCTCGTCGCCGAACGTCACGACGGGGGCGACCGGCCCGAACGTCTCCTCGGTGACGACGCGCAGGTCGGGGGCGACGGAGGTCAGGACGGTCGGCTCGTAGAAGTACCCGGCGCGCCGGGGTGCGCGCCCGCCGATGCGCACGCGGGCGCCCGCGTCGACGGCCTGCGTGACGACCTCCTCGACGCGCTCGACCGCGGCGGCCTCGATGAGCGGTCCGACGGTGGTGCCGGCGTCGGCCCCGTGCCCGACGACGAGACGCGCGAACGCGTGGGTGAGCCGCTCGGCGAAGTCGGCGGCCACGGACTCGTGCACGAGGAACCGGTTGGCCGCCACGCACGTCTGCCCGGCGTTGCGCATCTTGGCCTGCAGGGCACCCTCGACGGCGGCGTCGAGGTCCGCGTCGGCGAAGACGAGGAACGGGGCGTTGCCGCCGAGCTCGAGGGAGGTGCGCAGCAGGTGCTGCGCGGCGGCGGCCTGCAGGGTGCGGCCCACCTCGGTCGACCCGGTGAACGACAGCTTGCGCAGGCGCGGGTCCGCCAGCAGCGGCTCGGACACCCGGCGCGCCGACGACGTGGGGACCACGTTGAGCACGCCGGTGGGCAGGTCGCGGGCGTCGAGCTCGGCCCGGACGATCTCGGCGACGTACGCGGTGGTCAGGGGCGTGAGCTGGGCCGGCTTGACGACGCACGTGCACCCGGCGGCCAGGGCGGGGGCGAGCTTGCGGGCGATCATGGCGACGGGGAAGTTCCACGGCGCGACCAGCAGCGCGGGGCCGACCGGCCGGCGCAGCACCAGCTGGTGGTGGGTGCCGGCCGGGGCGCGGCGGGCCAGGCCCTCGACGCGCACGGCCTGCTCGGCGTACCAGCGCACGTAGTCCGCGGCGTACGCGACCTCGGCCCGGGCCTCGGCCAGGGGCTTGCCGCCCTCGGCGGTGACGAGCGCCGCGATGTCCTGCGCGTGGGCGGTCATCGTGTCGAACACCGCGCGGAGCAGGTCGGCGCGCACGCGGGGCGCGGCGGCCCGCCACGGCGCGAACGCCTCGTCGGCGGCGGTCAGCGCGTCGAGCGCGTCCTGCTCGGAGGCGTCGGCGACGTCGAACAGCGTCTCGCCGGTGCCGGGGTCGGCGACGGCGAACGTCGCCCCGTCGCGCGCGGGGCGCCAGCGCCCGCCGACGAGCATGCCGGTGGGGACGTGCGCGGCGACGGACGGCGGCAGCGACGAGGTCATGGGCCCATCGTCGGGCGTGGACGTCCCCACCGCCACGGGTGGGCGCAGGTAGCCTGTGGCCCCATGGCCGATCTCGTCGTGGCGCCTCCCGCCCGTCCGACCGCCGTCCCGACCCCGTACGAGGACCTGCTGCGGCACGTCATGGCGACGGGAACGCCCAAGGCGGACCGCACGGGCACGGGCACGCGCAGCGTCTTCGGCCACCAGCTGCGCTACGACCTGCGCGCAGGCTTCCCGCTGGTGACGACGAAGCGGGTGTTCTTCCGCGGCGTCGCCGAGGAGCTGTTCTGGTTCCTGCGCGGGGAGTCGAACATCGCGTCCCTCGTCGAGCGGGGCGTGCACATCTGGGACGAGTGGGCCGACGAGCGCGGCGAGCTCGGCCCGGTGTACGGGGTGCAGTGGCGCTCGTGGCCCACGCCCGACGGCGGGCACGTCGACCAGCTCGCGCGGGTGCTGGGCGACCTGCGCACGAACCCCGACTCGCGCCGGCACGTCGTCTCGGCGTGGAACGTCGCCGAGCTCGACGCCATGGCGCTGGTGCCGTGCCACGCGTTCTTCCAGCTGTACGTCGCCGACGGGCGGCTGTCGTGCCAGGTGTACCAGCGCTCGGCGGACCTGTTCCTGGGCGTGCCGTTCAACATCGCCTCGTACGCGCTGCTCACGCACATGATCGCCCAGCAGGTGGACCTCGAGGTCGGCGACCTGGTGTGGACCGGCGGGGACTGCCACGTGTACGACAACCACGTCGAGCAGGTCGCCGAGCAGCTCGCGCGCGAGCCGTACCCGTACCCGACGCTGCACCTGCGCCGCGCGCGGTCCCTGTTCGAGTACACCTGGGACGACGTCGAGGTCGTGGGGTACCGCCACCACCCGACCATCGCCGCACCCGTGGCGGTCTGACGCGGTGATCGGCCTGGTCTGGGCCCAGACCCCCGCGGGGGTGATCGGGGCCGACGGCGCGATGCCGTGGCACGTGCCGGAGGACATGGCGCACTTCCGTGAGGTCACCGCCGGCGCGACCGTGGTCATGGGGCGGGCGACGTGGCAGTCGCTGCCGCCGCGGTACCGCCCGCTGCCCGGGCGCCGCAACCTCGTCCTCACCCGCGACCGTGGCTTCGACGCCCCGGGCGCGACCGTCGTGCACGACCTCGACGCGGCGCTCGCGTCGGCGCCGGACGTGTGGGTCGTCGGGGGCGGGGAGGTCTACGCGGCGACCCTCGCGCGCGCGGACCGGCTGGAGGTCACCGTCGTCGACGTCGACGTCCCCGGCGACACCCTCGCCCCCCGGGTCGGCGACGGCTGGGTGCGGGTCGCCGACGGCGCCTGGTCCACGTCGCGCACGGGCACCCGCTACCGGTTCGAGACGTGGGAGCGCACACCGGCGTGAGGTGCCCGGGCGGTACGGTGTGCCCATGCCCCCCGTGACGCCCGCCGGTCGCCCGTTCGGCGCCGTGCTGTCCGCGATGGTCACCCCGATGACGCCCGACGGCGCGGTCGACCTGGCCGCGGCGGTGCGGCTCGCGCAGCACCTCGTCGACCACGGTCACGACGGCCTCGTGCTCAACGGCACGACCGGCGAGGCACCGACGACGCACGCCCCCGAGAAGGCCGACCTCGTGGCGGCCGTGGTCGAGGCCGTCGGCGACCGTGCGTGGGTCGTCGCCGGCGCCGGCTCGAACGACACGGCGCACGCGGTGCGCATGGCCGTGCAGGCCGCCGAGGCCGGCGCGCACGGGCTGCTCGTCGTCTCCCCGTACTACTCGCGGCCCTCCCAGGACGGCATCGTCGCCCACGTCACGCACGTGGCGGGCTCCACGGACCTGCCCGTGATGCTCTACGACGTCCCCGGCCGCACCGGCGTCCGGCTCGCCGAGGCGACGATCGACCGCCTCGCCGCCCACCCGCGCGTCGTCGCGCTCAAGGACGCCACCGGCGACGTCGCCGCCGCGACCGCGAAGATCGCCCGCACCGGGCTGGCCTGGTACTGCGGGGACGACGGCCTGCTGCCGGCGTTCCTCGCGCACGGCGCCGTCGGCCACGTCGGCGTCGCGTCGCAGGTGCTCGGGGACGCGTTCGCGCGACTCGTCGCCGCGTGGGACGCGGGCGAGACCGCGACCGCGCTCGAGGTCTTCCGGGGGATGCTCCCCGCGATCACCGCCCTCAACGGCGACGGCTTCCAGGCGGCGGCGGCGAAGGCGGCGCTCGTGGAGGTCGGAGCCCTGACCAGCCGGGCCACCCGGCTGCCCCTCGTCCCGTACACCGACGACGAGGCCGCCCGCGTGCGCGACGGCCTGCGGGCCGCGGGCCTGCTCGGCGTCGTCCCGGCCTGACCCCACGACGGCGGGCCGCTCACCTCACAGGAGAACCATGAGCCACCCCCACCCCGACCTCACGCTGCCCCCGCCGCTGCCCGCGGGCGGCCTGCGGGTGGTCCCGCTCGGCGGGCTCGGCGAGGTCGGGCGGAACATGGCCGTCCTCGAGCACGAGGGCCGCCTGCTCGTCATCGACTGCGGTGTGCTGTTCCCCGAGGACAACCAGCCCGGCGTCGACCTGATCCTCCCGGACTTCGACTACATCCGGGACCGCCTCGACGACATCGAGGCGATCGTGCTCACGCACGGCCACGAGGACCACATCGGCGCGGTGCCGTACCTGCTGCGGCTGCGCGCGGACATCCCGCTCGTCGGCTCGCAGCTGACGCTGGCGTTCATCGAGGCCAAGCTCAAGGAGCACCGCATCGCGCCGCTCACGCTCGCGGTGCGCGAGGGCCAGGTCGAGCAGCTCGGCGTCTTCGAGTGCGAGTTCGTGGCCGTGAACCACTCGATCCCCGACGCGCTCGCGGTGGCCGTCACCACCGCCGCCGGGACCGTGCTGCACACCGGCGACTTCAAGATGGACCAGCTCCCGCTGGACGGTCGCATCACCGACCTGCGGGCGTTCGCGCGACTCGGCGAGCGGGGGGTCGACCTGTTCATGGTGGACTCCACCAACGCGGAGGTCCCCGGCTTCGTCGCCCCCGAGCGCGAGATCGGCCCCGTGCTCGACCAGGTCTTCTCCGAGTCCACCGGGCGTGTCGTCGTGGCCTCGTTCGCCTCGCACGTGCACCGCGTCCAGCAGGTCGTCGACGCCGCCGTCGCCAACGACCGCAAGGTCGCGCTCGTCGGGCGCTCCATGGTGCGCAACATGGGCATCGCCGCCGAGCTGGGGTACCTCAAGGTCCCCGACGGGGCGCTCGTCGACATCAAGCAGGTCGAGAACCTGCCCGACGACCGCGTCGTGCTCATGTGCACCGGCTCCCAGGGCGAGCCGATGGCGGCGCTGTCGCGGATGGCGAACAAGGACCACAAGGTCTCCGTCGGCGCCGGCGACACCGTGGTGCTCGCGTCCAGCCTCATCCCGGGCAACGAGAACGCCGTGTTCCG is a genomic window containing:
- a CDS encoding AzlC family ABC transporter permease, whose product is MPTDPLRAVRRQALSVSVATGLYGISFGALSVAAGLDLPQTMALSLLMFSGGSQFAFIGVVGAGGAAGAAIASAALLGARNGLYGAQLTPLLDLPRRLRPAAAHLTIDESTAVATAQPTRSAARAGFWWTGAGVFVLWNAFTLLGALAGDRLGDPRAYGLDAAAAAAFLALVWPRLAGRVAQGVAAAAVVVALVTTPVLPAGVPVLLAALVAVGVGVLAPEAAQREDAA
- a CDS encoding polyribonucleotide nucleotidyltransferase, producing the protein MEGPEIQFAEATIDNGRFGTRTVRFETGRLAKQAAGAAVAYLDEETMLLSATTAGKHPKDHFDFFPLTVDVEERQYAAGKIPGSFFRREGRPSTEAILACRLIDRPLRPLFVKGLRNEVQVVVTVLSINPDDSYDVLAINAASMSTQLSGLPFSGPVAATRLALVDGQWVAFPRYSERERSTFDMVVAGRVVGDDVAIAMIEADAPEGSWALIHGGGGTVPTEEVVAQGLEAAKPFIKALVEAQQSLAQQAAKETQVFPTFPDYQPDAFTAVEQVATGPLGEALSIADKQDREGRLDEIKADVVAQLAAQFEGREKELSAAYRSLQKQLIRQRILTDGFRIDGRGLRDIRTLSAEVEVLPRAHGSAIFERGETQIMGVTTLNMLRMEQQIDSLSPETRKRYMHHYNFPPYSTGETGRVGSPKRREIGHGALAERAIVPVLPSREEFPYAIRQVSEALGSNGSTSMGSVCAATLSLLNAGVPLRAPVAGIAMGLVSDTVDGETRYAALTDILGAEDAFGDMDFKVAGTREFVTAIQLDTKLDGIPASVLAGALTQAKDARLAILDVIGEAIDVPDEMSPFAPRVITVKVPVDKIGEVIGPKGKMINQIQEETGADISIEDDGTVYIGATDGPSAEAARAAVNAIANPHMPEIGERFVGTVVKTTTFGAFVSLSPGKDGLLHISQIRKLVGGKRVENVEDVVQIGQKVQVEIGEIDPRGKLSLHAVVDEEPAAEGEKAAAPAGDDA
- a CDS encoding NAD-dependent succinate-semialdehyde dehydrogenase, with the translated sequence MTSSLPPSVAAHVPTGMLVGGRWRPARDGATFAVADPGTGETLFDVADASEQDALDALTAADEAFAPWRAAAPRVRADLLRAVFDTMTAHAQDIAALVTAEGGKPLAEARAEVAYAADYVRWYAEQAVRVEGLARRAPAGTHHQLVLRRPVGPALLVAPWNFPVAMIARKLAPALAAGCTCVVKPAQLTPLTTAYVAEIVRAELDARDLPTGVLNVVPTSSARRVSEPLLADPRLRKLSFTGSTEVGRTLQAAAAQHLLRTSLELGGNAPFLVFADADLDAAVEGALQAKMRNAGQTCVAANRFLVHESVAADFAERLTHAFARLVVGHGADAGTTVGPLIEAAAVERVEEVVTQAVDAGARVRIGGRAPRRAGYFYEPTVLTSVAPDLRVVTEETFGPVAPVVTFGDEDEAVRLANATPYGLVAYAYTRDVGRVMRLAEQVETGMLGVNRGAVSDASAPFGGVKQSGLGREGGEAGLEEYLDPVYVAL
- the dapB gene encoding 4-hydroxy-tetrahydrodipicolinate reductase; the protein is MSEPIRVAVLGAAGRMGSTVVRAVQAAPDLELVAQVDAGGDPRAVADAGAQVAVDFTVPAVTEGNVHALVDAGVHAVVGTTGWTEQSLGRVRDRLGGAPGVGVVVAPNFALGAVLAMAFARQAARWFESAEVVELHHPDKVDAPSGTARHTAQGIAQARAAAGLGPMPDATTQAADGARGADVDGVRVHAVRLRGLVAHEEVLLGNPGEMLTIRHDSFDRVSFMPGVLLAVRQVLHRPGLTVGLEPLLDLGA
- a CDS encoding GNAT family N-acetyltransferase, whose translation is MLPTADVSVRPAVPGDESRIARIQLAAWRVAHADVLGEVVLDSLDEQAFVDRWRLAVSAPPGPGHHVLVACDGPRVVGMASVAPVAAPDATQAPGGVVLALEVDPPDQRRGHGSRLLAAAVDLLRADGADQVQTWVVDGDAAREAFLQSAGLGPDGRTRRLATGPGPDEEAHVVSEHRWYAGI
- a CDS encoding AzlD domain-containing protein, with amino-acid sequence MPPDALWAAVALAGLACLGIKLAGHVLPEHWLARPRVARVAALVTVALLAALVAVQTATDGGRLVVDARLPALAVAAVALVLRAPFVVVVVLAAVTAAGLRLLGMP
- a CDS encoding thymidylate synthase; translation: MADLVVAPPARPTAVPTPYEDLLRHVMATGTPKADRTGTGTRSVFGHQLRYDLRAGFPLVTTKRVFFRGVAEELFWFLRGESNIASLVERGVHIWDEWADERGELGPVYGVQWRSWPTPDGGHVDQLARVLGDLRTNPDSRRHVVSAWNVAELDAMALVPCHAFFQLYVADGRLSCQVYQRSADLFLGVPFNIASYALLTHMIAQQVDLEVGDLVWTGGDCHVYDNHVEQVAEQLAREPYPYPTLHLRRARSLFEYTWDDVEVVGYRHHPTIAAPVAV
- a CDS encoding M16 family metallopeptidase, with translation MPQHLPLVAPGAAGSDLTVGQDGDAQVRRTVLPGGVRVLSEHMPGLRSATVGAWVGVGSRDETSGHFGSTHFLEHLLFKGTTRRSAMDIAEAFDAVGGEANAATGKEHTCYYARVLDSDLPMAVDVIADMVTSARLDPDELETERGVILEELAMNDDDPSDVAHEQFATAVFGDTPLGRPIGGTPQTIRDVPRDAVWEHYREHYRAPTLVVTAAGGVDHDALCRLVSDALATGGWDLDPQAVPSARRAASAGAPGAGPGAVELTVRRPTEQANVIVGGLCLTATDQRRFTLSVLNAALGGGMSSRLFQEIREKRGLAYSTYSFASGHADTGLFGLYAGCTPAKVDQVTALLVAELEKMAQAPMGAAELTRSVGQLSGGLVLGMEDTGSRMSRLGKSELVHGELMSVDETLERIRAVTAQEVQDLAAELAAVPRSVVRVGPFGD